In one window of Halococcus saccharolyticus DSM 5350 DNA:
- a CDS encoding GNAT family N-acetyltransferase → MPGPVFTSGERITLRTIEEADLEFIQRWRNHADVRVPLTDTDIRNGEQMDEYLEEQVSETGSINLLVCADAASTTDESSRSADERSEADRENAADEPEPVGEIAIPWVRDTHGSGMLMYWIAPAHQGHGYATEAAELVVDHAFRERRLNKVWAHVLESNTGSQRVLEKLGFTQEGRLRQNCFIDGDFEDVYHYGLLAEEW, encoded by the coding sequence ATGCCTGGTCCCGTTTTCACGAGCGGCGAGCGAATCACTCTCCGGACCATCGAAGAAGCGGACCTCGAGTTCATCCAGCGGTGGCGCAACCACGCCGACGTTCGCGTTCCGCTCACTGATACCGACATCCGCAACGGCGAACAGATGGACGAGTACTTGGAGGAACAAGTCTCCGAGACGGGTTCGATCAACCTTCTCGTCTGTGCCGACGCAGCAAGCACCACCGACGAATCGAGTCGGTCTGCGGACGAGCGGTCGGAGGCCGACCGCGAGAACGCCGCCGACGAACCGGAGCCGGTCGGTGAGATCGCGATCCCCTGGGTGCGGGACACCCACGGCAGCGGGATGCTCATGTACTGGATCGCACCCGCTCACCAGGGCCACGGGTACGCGACCGAGGCGGCCGAACTCGTCGTGGACCACGCCTTCCGCGAGCGACGGCTCAACAAGGTCTGGGCCCACGTCCTCGAATCGAACACCGGCTCTCAGCGGGTGCTCGAAAAGCTCGGCTTCACTCAGGAGGGACGACTCCGGCAGAACTGCTTCATCGACGGCGATTTCGAGGACGTCTATCACTACGGACTCCTCGCCGAGGAATGGTAG
- a CDS encoding MFS transporter, protein MEFTDRPSAVWRYYLYRATSHVGFQYPIYILFLQANGLSFTAIGAIASIQSLVVIAGEVPSGYVGDRIGRRNSLVIASIMFLISGASYLVATDFIGFTFTFVALSFGQTFVSGSGSAWLYDTLDEHGLEDEFTHISGRASAISSGAQTIAMLTGGVFYVVDPYYPFIAAVVLNSVNVVSALSLPKNTLYADRSAETDSSTTETDSPSEAEDSEEADGEGDETDEEEHLSVLEALPVIREQLSQPALRSFIVYMALFGGALMTADIYVQPIAQEALRTSLGPLLDAWGVPEAATLGVLYAAFTGVSAIASDYAGDIEDRFGVGRALLFAPVAMAVIYLLPVVAPLLAFPMFFVMRGGFSIVFPISGRYLNDRIESVGRATVLSAVAMVRAVAGVPFRVGSGVVADYASPLVAVAALGAVFLVGAAALSLWAPPIHTGTDTAAPAD, encoded by the coding sequence ATGGAGTTCACTGACCGGCCCTCGGCGGTCTGGCGGTACTACCTCTACCGTGCGACCAGCCACGTCGGGTTCCAGTATCCGATCTACATCCTCTTCCTCCAAGCGAACGGACTCTCGTTCACCGCGATCGGGGCGATCGCCAGTATCCAGTCGCTCGTGGTGATCGCCGGTGAGGTCCCGTCCGGCTACGTCGGCGACCGTATCGGTCGGCGCAACAGCCTCGTCATCGCCTCCATTATGTTCCTCATCTCGGGGGCGAGCTATCTCGTGGCGACCGACTTTATCGGGTTCACGTTCACGTTCGTCGCCCTCTCGTTCGGTCAGACGTTCGTCTCCGGCAGCGGCAGCGCGTGGCTCTACGACACGCTCGACGAGCACGGCCTCGAAGACGAGTTTACCCACATCAGCGGGCGTGCGAGCGCGATCAGCAGTGGTGCCCAGACCATCGCGATGCTGACTGGCGGCGTCTTCTACGTCGTCGATCCGTACTATCCCTTCATCGCGGCCGTCGTTCTCAATAGTGTGAACGTCGTGAGTGCGCTCTCGTTACCGAAGAACACGCTGTACGCCGATCGGTCGGCCGAAACTGATTCGTCCACGACAGAGACCGATTCACCTTCTGAGGCGGAGGATTCGGAGGAGGCGGACGGTGAGGGAGACGAAACGGACGAGGAGGAGCACCTCTCGGTGTTGGAGGCGCTGCCGGTCATCCGCGAGCAGTTGTCCCAGCCAGCGCTGCGATCGTTCATCGTCTACATGGCGCTGTTCGGCGGGGCGCTCATGACGGCCGATATTTACGTCCAGCCCATCGCCCAAGAGGCGCTCCGGACGAGTCTCGGGCCGTTGCTCGACGCGTGGGGCGTGCCGGAAGCCGCCACCCTCGGTGTCCTCTACGCCGCGTTCACTGGCGTTTCGGCGATAGCGTCGGATTACGCCGGCGATATCGAGGATCGCTTCGGCGTCGGCCGCGCCCTCCTGTTTGCCCCGGTCGCGATGGCCGTGATCTACCTCCTGCCGGTGGTCGCCCCGTTGCTCGCCTTCCCGATGTTCTTCGTCATGCGGGGTGGCTTCTCGATCGTGTTCCCGATCTCGGGTCGGTACCTGAACGACCGGATTGAGTCGGTCGGGCGGGCGACCGTGCTGAGTGCGGTGGCGATGGTCCGGGCGGTCGCCGGCGTCCCCTTCCGGGTGGGGAGCGGCGTGGTGGCCGATTACGCGTCGCCGCTCGTCGCCGTGGCTGCGCTGGGAGCGGTGTTTCTCGTCGGTGCGGCCGCGCTATCGCTCTGGGCACCACCGATCCACACCGGCACCGACACGGCCGCACCTGCTGACTGA